The proteins below come from a single Nocardioides eburneiflavus genomic window:
- a CDS encoding xanthine dehydrogenase family protein molybdopterin-binding subunit: MTDLARVEDAALLTGQGRFLDDLDPLPGTLVAAVVRSPHAHARIRSINFDRARRMPGVAAVIGPDEVLATLKPFPLSVKTPHPYYPTATDKTRFVGEPVAVIVASDRYLAEDAAELVEVEYEPLPVVVRTDQALTPEAPLLHDESDSNVATDRAFTFGDVDTAFAEAPHVVTRSYSFPRYSSTPMECYVVVADWRDGPGGPEITAHANFHGPFSMAPVVAGALGIPTSSLRLIVPGDIGGSFGIKSAVYPYIALMALASKHAGRPVRWTEDRLEHLLASSAGSDRLMTFEAAVDDDAVISALRVDLIDNVGAYLRPPEPSTLYRCFGNITGAYKIDAVGIRARAVVTNKAPTGLNRGFGGQQLYFGLERLIDDIARERGLDPAEVRRRNMVSASAFPYATPSGGIYDSGDYERALELALDNADYERLRKEQMAARENGEWMGIGIATIVDPSATNIGYVGLATPVEDRTAKRGKSGSTEHVRVSVDPQGIVSVLLGTVPQGQGHATVARDIVAEHLGLPREQVRPRVEMDTATTPWTISSGSYSSRFSPLLTSALLEATDRIAATIKVAASVLLEIEPERLELADGMVRAIDDPGQSVAFRHAAGLVHWDPGSLPDDFAARLYEEAAFTPPQSKAASRTDQINSSLCYGFVADVVVVRIDRETLTLTIESLSSVHDAGTILNKTLLDGQVHGAITQALGGALFEEMTYSDAGQPTAGTFMDYLCPTSAESIFPLISDHLETPSPLTRLGAKGCGEGSSMSLPVAIANAVADALHREGVTIDSLPLHGNVLHELLTQPKGN; the protein is encoded by the coding sequence GTGACCGATCTCGCTCGCGTCGAGGACGCCGCGCTCCTGACTGGCCAGGGGCGGTTCCTCGACGACCTGGACCCGCTTCCGGGAACGCTCGTGGCGGCAGTCGTCCGTAGCCCCCATGCGCACGCCCGGATCCGGTCGATCAACTTCGACAGGGCCCGTCGGATGCCCGGCGTGGCTGCGGTGATCGGACCCGACGAGGTGCTTGCGACGCTCAAGCCGTTCCCGCTGTCGGTGAAGACGCCCCACCCCTACTACCCGACCGCCACCGACAAGACGCGCTTCGTGGGCGAGCCCGTAGCCGTCATCGTGGCATCCGACCGGTATCTGGCTGAGGACGCCGCGGAGCTCGTGGAGGTCGAGTACGAACCGCTTCCGGTCGTCGTTCGAACCGACCAGGCCCTCACGCCTGAAGCCCCACTGCTGCACGACGAGTCCGACAGCAACGTCGCCACCGACCGGGCGTTCACCTTCGGTGACGTCGACACTGCATTCGCTGAGGCGCCGCATGTCGTGACCCGTAGCTACTCCTTCCCCCGCTACTCCTCGACACCCATGGAGTGCTACGTCGTCGTCGCTGACTGGCGCGACGGCCCCGGCGGCCCCGAGATCACTGCGCACGCCAACTTCCACGGCCCCTTCTCGATGGCGCCCGTCGTCGCCGGGGCCCTCGGGATCCCCACCTCGTCGCTGCGCCTGATAGTGCCCGGAGACATCGGCGGCAGCTTCGGCATCAAGTCTGCGGTCTACCCGTACATCGCGCTGATGGCCCTGGCCAGCAAGCATGCGGGCAGGCCCGTGCGGTGGACCGAGGACCGGCTCGAGCACCTCCTCGCCAGCTCGGCCGGCTCCGACCGCCTGATGACGTTCGAGGCCGCTGTGGACGACGACGCAGTCATCAGTGCGCTGCGAGTCGACCTCATCGACAATGTCGGCGCCTACCTGAGGCCCCCGGAGCCGAGCACGCTCTACCGCTGCTTCGGCAACATCACCGGCGCCTACAAGATCGACGCCGTGGGTATCCGGGCACGCGCCGTGGTCACGAACAAGGCGCCCACCGGGCTCAACCGCGGCTTCGGCGGGCAGCAGCTGTACTTCGGCCTCGAGCGACTCATCGACGACATCGCCCGCGAGCGCGGTCTCGACCCCGCAGAGGTCCGCCGCCGCAACATGGTCTCGGCGAGTGCCTTCCCCTACGCCACTCCGAGTGGGGGGATCTATGACTCGGGCGACTACGAACGAGCGCTCGAGCTCGCCCTCGACAACGCCGACTACGAGCGACTCCGCAAGGAGCAGATGGCCGCGCGCGAGAACGGTGAGTGGATGGGGATCGGGATCGCGACGATCGTCGACCCGTCGGCGACGAACATCGGGTACGTCGGTCTCGCCACCCCTGTCGAGGACCGCACCGCCAAGCGCGGCAAGTCCGGGTCGACCGAGCACGTCCGTGTGTCGGTCGACCCGCAAGGAATCGTCAGCGTGCTCCTCGGGACCGTCCCCCAGGGGCAGGGACACGCGACGGTCGCCCGGGACATCGTCGCTGAGCACCTCGGCCTGCCACGTGAACAGGTTCGCCCGCGCGTGGAGATGGACACTGCGACAACTCCGTGGACGATCAGCTCGGGAAGCTATTCCTCGAGGTTCTCCCCGCTGCTGACCAGCGCGCTGCTCGAGGCCACCGACCGGATTGCAGCCACCATCAAGGTGGCCGCCTCCGTGCTGCTCGAGATCGAGCCAGAGCGGCTCGAGCTCGCAGACGGGATGGTGCGCGCCATCGACGATCCCGGACAGTCGGTGGCGTTCCGGCACGCGGCCGGGCTCGTCCACTGGGACCCCGGCTCCCTGCCGGACGACTTCGCGGCCCGGCTCTACGAGGAGGCCGCTTTCACGCCCCCGCAGTCGAAGGCGGCCTCACGCACCGACCAGATCAATTCCAGCCTCTGCTACGGCTTCGTCGCCGATGTGGTGGTGGTTCGGATCGACCGGGAGACGCTGACGCTGACGATCGAGAGCCTCTCCAGTGTCCACGACGCCGGCACCATCTTGAACAAGACCCTGCTGGACGGGCAGGTGCACGGCGCGATCACCCAGGCCTTGGGCGGAGCGTTGTTCGAGGAGATGACCTACTCGGACGCCGGGCAGCCCACCGCGGGCACCTTCATGGACTATCTCTGCCCGACCTCGGCAGAGTCGATCTTCCCGCTGATCAGCGACCACCTGGAGACACCGTCACCCCTGACCAGGCTCGGCGCGAAGGGCTGCGGTGAAGGCAGCTCGATGAGCCTCCCGGTGGCGATCGCCAATGCCGTCGCCGACGCACTCCACCGCGAGGGCGTCACGATCGACTCGCTGCCACTGCACGGAAACGTCCTGCACGAACTGCTCACCCAACCGAAGGGAAACTGA
- a CDS encoding HEPN/Toprim-associated domain-containing protein gives MSAHSWIAINGHPVLTQREGYLDDLLALFQESESVSEENRIADGPGYAYQSTVAHLRDRLRLLGFTPGVASAEFEQHTQAWLDRNPNPGADEMGVEVRNAAAIRTEVRAYLNSDDPYATYDDYGEPFFSMDLRTQLRLHLDAVVDENALVRYELDDLVRYELVTPGEALADRARADNQDELLKGAPLIVLTEGSSDSKLLASAMRVTHPHLEGFLRFMDFDRGAPGSVGHLVNLVRGFVGAGVANRVVVLADNDTASRSALAAIDASLPPTYRVVHYPNLDLLRSYPTLGPQSDIPVPMDVNGLAGSLEMYLGEELLRDSQTLVPVQWTGWDQKLGAYQGQLIGGHKDRIQRAFRRKVERGSSPRSWWMKGPPRDPVAAL, from the coding sequence ATGTCCGCCCATAGCTGGATCGCGATCAACGGTCACCCTGTGCTGACGCAGCGAGAGGGCTATCTCGACGACCTCCTCGCACTGTTCCAGGAGTCGGAGTCAGTATCCGAGGAGAATCGGATCGCGGATGGACCGGGCTATGCCTACCAGTCAACGGTGGCTCACCTGCGCGATCGCCTACGGTTGCTGGGGTTCACGCCGGGAGTGGCCTCTGCCGAGTTCGAGCAACACACTCAAGCCTGGTTGGACCGGAACCCGAACCCAGGCGCCGACGAGATGGGCGTAGAAGTTCGTAATGCGGCCGCTATTCGCACTGAGGTTCGCGCCTATCTGAACAGCGACGATCCATACGCCACTTACGACGACTACGGAGAGCCGTTCTTCAGTATGGATCTGCGCACTCAACTGCGCCTCCATCTGGACGCAGTTGTCGACGAAAACGCTCTCGTCCGATACGAGCTGGACGACCTCGTTCGCTACGAACTAGTCACTCCCGGCGAAGCCCTCGCCGACAGGGCCCGGGCCGACAATCAAGACGAGTTACTGAAGGGTGCACCACTGATTGTCCTCACCGAGGGATCCTCTGACTCGAAACTTCTCGCCAGCGCAATGCGGGTGACGCATCCGCATCTCGAAGGATTCCTACGCTTCATGGACTTCGACCGCGGTGCACCAGGCAGCGTGGGTCATCTGGTGAACCTAGTTCGCGGCTTTGTAGGTGCTGGTGTAGCCAACCGGGTCGTTGTCCTGGCCGACAACGACACCGCGTCGCGGTCTGCCTTGGCGGCCATCGATGCCAGCCTCCCGCCGACATACCGCGTGGTGCACTACCCCAACCTTGATCTGCTGCGCAGCTATCCGACCCTTGGTCCGCAGAGCGACATCCCAGTGCCGATGGATGTCAACGGGCTAGCGGGATCACTGGAGATGTACCTCGGCGAGGAACTGCTCCGTGACAGCCAGACGCTTGTCCCGGTTCAGTGGACCGGTTGGGATCAGAAGCTCGGCGCCTATCAGGGTCAACTGATCGGCGGGCACAAGGACCGCATCCAGCGCGCCTTCCGAAGGAAGGTCGAACGAGGGTCGAGTCCACGGTCGTGGTGGATGAAGGGGCCACCGCGTGATCCGGTGGCTGCACTCTAG
- a CDS encoding IS256 family transposase — protein sequence MTVDPNSIDLPTFMTEHLARAEPDLLRTMLSTFVQALMSAEADAICGAGYGERSPERTNSRNGYRTRDFDTRTGTMEVAIPKLREGSYFPDWLLERRRRAERALTTVVATCYLLGVSTRRMEKLVETLGITRLSKSQVSVMAKELDAHVEDFRTRPLDAGPYTFLAADALTMKVREGGRVVNTHVLVATGVNADGHREILGVDICSAESEAGWLTLFRGLNARGLSGVKLVTSDAHSGLVAAMTATLDGAAWQRCRTHYAANLMSATPKSSWGWVKAMLHSIYDQPDTKAVHAQFDRVIDTLDEKLPAVAEHLEEARADILAFTAFPKEIWRQIWSNNPNERLNREIRRRTDVVGIFPDRNSAIRLIGAVLAEQHDDWAEGRRYLGLDVLARSRIALINTNETTDQKEDLTPAALTA from the coding sequence ATGACCGTCGACCCCAACTCTATTGACCTGCCCACGTTCATGACCGAGCACCTGGCGCGTGCCGAGCCCGACCTACTCCGGACCATGTTGTCCACGTTCGTGCAGGCGTTGATGTCGGCCGAGGCCGACGCGATCTGCGGCGCCGGCTACGGCGAACGCAGCCCGGAGCGGACCAACTCCCGCAACGGCTACCGGACCCGGGACTTCGACACCCGCACCGGCACGATGGAGGTTGCAATCCCCAAGCTGCGCGAGGGCTCGTACTTCCCCGACTGGCTCCTCGAGCGCCGCCGTCGGGCCGAGCGGGCCCTGACCACAGTGGTGGCAACCTGCTACCTCCTCGGGGTGTCGACGCGGCGGATGGAGAAGCTCGTCGAGACCCTCGGCATCACCAGGTTGTCGAAGTCGCAAGTCAGCGTGATGGCCAAGGAGCTCGACGCGCACGTGGAGGACTTCCGCACCCGGCCACTCGACGCCGGGCCGTACACGTTCCTGGCCGCGGACGCGTTGACGATGAAGGTCCGCGAGGGCGGGCGGGTCGTGAACACCCACGTCCTGGTCGCGACCGGCGTCAACGCCGATGGGCACCGCGAGATCCTCGGCGTGGACATCTGCTCGGCCGAGTCCGAGGCCGGCTGGCTGACCCTGTTCCGCGGCCTGAACGCCCGCGGCCTGAGCGGCGTCAAGCTCGTCACGTCCGATGCCCACAGTGGCCTGGTGGCCGCGATGACGGCGACCCTGGACGGTGCCGCCTGGCAGCGATGCCGCACCCACTACGCGGCGAACCTGATGTCCGCGACACCAAAGTCGTCGTGGGGCTGGGTCAAGGCGATGCTGCACTCGATCTACGACCAGCCCGACACCAAGGCCGTGCACGCCCAGTTCGACCGCGTCATCGACACCCTGGACGAGAAGCTCCCCGCCGTGGCCGAGCACCTCGAGGAAGCCCGCGCCGACATCCTGGCCTTCACCGCGTTCCCGAAAGAGATCTGGCGCCAGATCTGGTCCAACAATCCCAACGAGCGCCTCAACCGCGAGATCCGCCGACGCACCGACGTCGTCGGGATCTTCCCCGACCGCAACTCCGCCATCCGACTCATCGGAGCCGTCCTAGCCGAGCAGCACGACGACTGGGCCGAGGGCCGCCGCTACCTCGGACTCGACGTCCTGGCACGCTCCCGCATCGCACTCATCAACACCAACGAGACCACCGACCAGAAGGAGGACCTGACACCCGCCGCACTCACTGCCTAG
- a CDS encoding enoyl-CoA hydratase/isomerase family protein, translating into MPLTGGEIRLERSHDGRVAHLVLDHGRYNIITMETRRVMAERFAEIDADKRVQVVVIRAEGEHFTSGGDIAGFMEVEPVDLTDLGHDVTAAARSPKPVIVAIDGYCFGVGLELALSADIRIATDRSRFALPEMKLGMIPGSGGTQRLARLIGLSRAKYHILTGERITGQQAFDWGLTSHNCADAQELEQAVDEVVTKLLGYSSMALRTAKEVLDRGVDGPLYTGIELERKAYSMLRASHDFAEGVAAFGEKRAPRFEGR; encoded by the coding sequence ATGCCACTCACCGGAGGCGAGATCCGGCTCGAGCGCAGCCACGACGGCCGCGTCGCCCACCTGGTGCTCGACCACGGGCGCTACAACATCATCACGATGGAGACCCGTCGGGTGATGGCGGAGCGCTTCGCCGAGATCGACGCGGACAAGCGCGTCCAGGTCGTGGTGATCCGGGCCGAGGGGGAGCACTTCACCTCGGGTGGCGACATCGCCGGGTTCATGGAGGTCGAGCCCGTCGACCTCACCGACCTCGGTCATGACGTCACCGCTGCCGCCCGCAGCCCGAAGCCGGTGATCGTCGCGATCGACGGCTACTGCTTCGGCGTCGGGCTGGAGCTCGCGCTGTCGGCCGACATCCGGATCGCGACGGACCGCTCACGGTTCGCGTTGCCGGAGATGAAGCTCGGGATGATCCCGGGCAGCGGTGGGACCCAGCGCCTCGCACGGCTCATCGGGCTCTCCCGCGCGAAGTACCACATCCTGACCGGCGAGCGGATCACTGGACAGCAGGCATTCGACTGGGGCCTGACGTCCCACAACTGCGCCGACGCACAGGAGCTCGAGCAGGCCGTCGACGAGGTCGTGACCAAGCTCCTCGGATACTCGTCGATGGCGCTGCGGACCGCCAAGGAGGTGCTTGACCGAGGGGTCGACGGCCCGCTCTACACAGGTATCGAGCTCGAGCGGAAGGCCTACTCCATGCTGAGGGCCAGCCACGACTTCGCCGAGGGAGTCGCAGCATTCGGCGAGAAGCGGGCTCCGCGGTTCGAGGGGCGGTGA
- a CDS encoding expansin EXLX1 family cellulose-binding protein produces the protein MAAVTAALLAVGGGAVALGASSAASSGVPAATVAVQAMKADEAPLARRIKPGKRYAGMATFYDANGAAGACSYDAGTEVMTAAMNTYDYDTANACGAYVKVTGVKNGKSVIVRITNLCPGSCRLHQLDLNPLAFDKLDDRHAGETPITWKLLSRKKAAAGISLRYKVGSSQWWCGIQVIDHRNPVARLSVNYQGTWRRLKRTEYNYFLSPEGHGCGERIKVTDIYGQTLTIRALKILPDVTQATKKQFMRH, from the coding sequence ATGGCAGCGGTCACCGCTGCGCTGCTCGCGGTCGGCGGCGGCGCGGTGGCGCTCGGCGCCTCATCGGCCGCGAGCTCGGGAGTCCCAGCGGCAACCGTTGCGGTGCAGGCGATGAAGGCCGACGAGGCCCCCTTGGCGCGTAGGATTAAGCCGGGGAAGAGGTACGCCGGTATGGCGACTTTCTATGACGCGAACGGTGCCGCGGGGGCTTGTTCGTACGATGCCGGTACCGAGGTCATGACCGCGGCCATGAACACCTACGACTACGACACGGCGAACGCTTGTGGCGCCTATGTCAAGGTCACGGGGGTCAAGAACGGCAAGTCGGTCATCGTCCGGATCACCAATCTGTGCCCGGGATCGTGCCGCTTGCACCAGCTCGACCTGAACCCCTTGGCCTTTGACAAGCTCGACGATCGTCACGCGGGCGAGACTCCCATTACCTGGAAGCTCCTGAGCCGCAAGAAGGCCGCCGCCGGCATTTCGCTTCGGTACAAGGTCGGGTCGAGCCAATGGTGGTGCGGGATTCAGGTGATCGACCACCGGAATCCGGTCGCCCGGTTGTCGGTCAATTACCAGGGCACGTGGAGGCGCCTCAAGCGCACCGAGTACAACTACTTCCTCTCTCCCGAGGGCCATGGGTGCGGAGAGAGGATCAAGGTGACCGACATCTACGGTCAGACGCTCACGATTCGAGCCCTGAAGATCTTGCCTGATGTCACTCAGGCCACGAAGAAACAGTTCATGAGGCACTGA
- a CDS encoding FAD binding domain-containing protein: MKAAPFAYVRPGTTADVVAELSRDGSKVIAGGQSLVPVLAMRLGRPTQLVDINAVPELRQLARDDGSLRVGATVRQRQLQREEIGAAVPLVRLALPWVGHREIRSRGTVCGSIAHADPSAELPAVAACLEATMVLTGGRGTRQVAAADFFTGALSTVIEPDELLSEVIFPVAKPGDGFGFGEFARRHGDFALAGVAVRVRTSGESVDARLTCFGVSDVPVSVDVSPHLRSALQMTGPQPSRADLVSALAEHTEEVAEDVVSTGGDSHASPAYRRRLISALAAREVSRAYVSARLSRPEERS, translated from the coding sequence GTGAAGGCCGCGCCGTTCGCCTACGTCCGCCCCGGCACCACAGCCGACGTGGTGGCCGAGCTGTCCCGCGACGGATCCAAGGTGATCGCCGGAGGACAGTCGTTGGTGCCGGTGCTCGCGATGCGCCTCGGGCGGCCGACACAGCTGGTTGACATCAATGCCGTGCCCGAGCTGAGGCAGCTCGCCCGGGACGACGGGTCCCTCCGGGTCGGCGCCACCGTCCGCCAGCGGCAGCTGCAGCGGGAGGAGATCGGCGCTGCCGTGCCGCTGGTGCGGCTGGCGCTGCCCTGGGTCGGCCACCGCGAGATCCGCAGTCGCGGCACCGTTTGCGGCAGCATCGCCCACGCAGATCCCTCGGCGGAGCTTCCTGCCGTGGCCGCTTGCCTGGAGGCGACGATGGTGCTGACAGGTGGTCGAGGCACCCGCCAGGTGGCTGCCGCCGACTTCTTCACCGGCGCGCTGTCGACGGTGATCGAGCCGGACGAGCTCCTGTCGGAGGTGATCTTCCCGGTCGCGAAGCCTGGTGATGGGTTCGGTTTCGGAGAGTTCGCCCGGCGGCACGGCGACTTCGCGCTGGCGGGCGTGGCGGTGCGGGTACGCACGTCGGGTGAGTCGGTGGACGCGCGGCTGACCTGCTTCGGCGTCTCGGACGTGCCAGTCAGCGTGGACGTGTCACCGCACCTTCGATCCGCCCTCCAGATGACCGGCCCACAGCCGTCACGGGCGGATCTGGTGTCCGCCCTTGCCGAGCACACGGAGGAGGTCGCTGAAGATGTCGTCAGCACCGGAGGCGACAGTCACGCCAGCCCCGCATACCGCCGCCGGCTGATCAGCGCTCTCGCCGCCCGTGAGGTGAGTCGCGCCTACGTGTCAGCCAGACTCTCCCGACCTGAGGAACGCTCCTGA
- a CDS encoding cupin domain-containing protein — MGTFPRNNTELAVDVDGSGQQHRAQAGGMTIALEQWNAGLDTAEWFAELPDGACQEPHWGYCLGGTVTMRYTDGETEVISAGEAYYIRPGHNAHIDSDAEFVEVTHADHAPGINTVELEASRKSQSV, encoded by the coding sequence ATGGGAACCTTCCCTCGAAACAACACCGAGCTCGCTGTCGACGTCGACGGCTCCGGCCAGCAGCACCGTGCGCAAGCGGGCGGCATGACCATCGCACTGGAACAGTGGAACGCAGGCTTGGACACCGCCGAGTGGTTCGCTGAACTTCCCGACGGAGCCTGCCAGGAACCACACTGGGGGTACTGCCTAGGGGGCACGGTCACCATGCGGTACACCGACGGTGAGACCGAGGTCATCTCCGCCGGGGAGGCGTACTACATCCGGCCCGGCCACAACGCCCACATCGACAGTGACGCCGAGTTCGTCGAGGTCACCCATGCCGATCACGCCCCGGGTATCAACACCGTCGAACTGGAGGCGAGCCGAAAGAGCCAATCCGTGTAG
- a CDS encoding 2Fe-2S iron-sulfur cluster-binding protein: MNLPQTHARTEADRAVEVNLSINGSDVALALPARVTLSDALRDHLGLTGTHVGCEHGICGMCTVLVDGEAARACLLFAVQLDGAEITTVEGLGKPDQLHPLQESFGRHHGLQCGFCTPGFLMSSYDLLTHEPEVQREDLPTELSGVLCRCTGYRNIVDAVDEVAQAHRGALPGPANCGQRTLVGRTTATAATSAAVGAERTDEEELVERPQEIVLPAGDPTIHVDVTSQLTSAPDEVARVFGDVRLLARCLPGAELTDDLGADWYRGRARIALGPMRMAFNGIAHIEEQSDERIVMKGQGKDTGGGGAQARIVMTAAAADDGGTVLQAEADVFLTGRIAGFGRSLAGDVSRRMFQEFARAVDRAASGEEPTTDAQPPRAFSLLVATIVDRARQRLRRLTSRGESRR, translated from the coding sequence ATGAACCTGCCGCAGACCCACGCCCGCACCGAGGCCGATCGGGCCGTCGAGGTGAACCTCTCCATCAACGGCAGCGACGTCGCCCTGGCGTTGCCGGCCCGCGTCACCCTGTCCGACGCCTTGCGGGACCACCTGGGGCTCACTGGCACCCACGTCGGTTGTGAGCACGGGATCTGCGGCATGTGCACGGTGCTCGTCGACGGCGAGGCTGCGCGGGCCTGTCTCCTGTTCGCGGTCCAGCTGGATGGGGCCGAGATCACCACCGTGGAGGGGTTGGGCAAGCCGGACCAGCTTCATCCGTTGCAGGAGTCGTTCGGTCGACACCACGGCCTGCAGTGCGGCTTCTGCACGCCGGGCTTCCTGATGAGCTCCTACGACCTGTTGACGCACGAGCCCGAGGTGCAGCGCGAAGACCTGCCCACTGAGCTTTCCGGCGTCCTGTGCCGGTGCACGGGATACCGCAACATCGTCGACGCTGTGGACGAGGTCGCGCAGGCACACCGCGGAGCCCTTCCTGGCCCGGCAAACTGCGGGCAGCGCACCCTCGTCGGACGAACCACCGCGACTGCGGCGACCTCGGCAGCCGTCGGAGCCGAGCGCACCGACGAGGAGGAGCTGGTCGAGCGCCCGCAGGAGATAGTCCTTCCCGCCGGCGACCCCACCATCCATGTCGATGTCACGAGCCAGCTGACCTCCGCACCGGACGAGGTGGCCCGCGTCTTCGGCGACGTCCGGCTGCTGGCGCGCTGCCTGCCAGGGGCGGAGCTGACCGACGACCTCGGCGCCGACTGGTACAGGGGACGGGCACGCATCGCCCTCGGCCCGATGCGGATGGCCTTCAACGGAATCGCGCACATCGAGGAGCAGTCCGACGAGCGCATCGTCATGAAGGGGCAGGGCAAGGACACCGGCGGCGGCGGGGCGCAGGCCAGGATCGTCATGACGGCTGCGGCTGCTGACGATGGCGGGACTGTTCTGCAGGCCGAGGCGGACGTCTTCTTGACGGGACGGATCGCCGGCTTCGGCCGGTCGCTGGCCGGCGACGTGAGCCGTCGGATGTTCCAGGAGTTCGCTCGCGCCGTGGATCGGGCCGCCTCGGGGGAGGAGCCGACCACGGATGCGCAGCCGCCTCGAGCGTTCTCACTGCTTGTTGCCACGATCGTCGACCGGGCGCGGCAGCGTCTTCGCCGGCTGACCTCCCGCGGTGAGTCTCGACGTTGA
- a CDS encoding aminotransferase class I/II-fold pyridoxal phosphate-dependent enzyme — MPTDPRQLRADAPLLDAWLRFREHPPTPFTIPGHKQRTDLVGDVVAGDVPLYAGLDTMKLTTGALADAEARAARLWGADFCRFSTGGATHANQAVALAVAQHGDTVIVSRTLHRSLLLGLVLAGLNPVWVQPEVDPATGLPTGVAPGEVRRALATHPQARAVFVGDPSYVGTVGDVAGLAGVAHEHGVPLIVDAAWAAHFGFHPDLPRHPLQLGADAMVTSAHKTLPAWSQAALVLARTERFDPARLDAGVEATATTSPAGAILASTDAARALLERDGDKLLGDAIAATADARQRLRSVHGLTVLDGPDVDPLKLTLVLAGTGADGNAVEQDLLAAGLPLESADRDVLVAVVSLADTADGLTALTDTIIRSVERLRDTPRPVVGPAAYRLDPVPGIPPRDAFFAAAEPVPIDRAVGRVSAELVAPYPPGIPVLAPGEQITTATLNALEHACRAGVRIAYAADPTLATLRVTAT, encoded by the coding sequence ATGCCGACTGATCCCCGCCAACTCCGCGCCGACGCACCACTTCTGGATGCCTGGCTGCGCTTCCGCGAGCACCCACCGACACCGTTCACCATTCCCGGCCACAAGCAGCGCACCGACCTGGTCGGCGACGTGGTCGCCGGCGACGTCCCGCTCTACGCCGGCCTCGACACGATGAAGCTCACCACCGGCGCGCTGGCCGACGCCGAGGCCCGCGCGGCACGCTTGTGGGGCGCGGACTTCTGCCGCTTCTCCACCGGCGGCGCCACCCATGCCAACCAAGCCGTCGCCCTCGCAGTGGCCCAGCACGGTGACACCGTCATCGTGAGCCGGACGCTGCACCGCTCCCTCCTCCTGGGGCTGGTCCTGGCCGGACTGAACCCGGTCTGGGTCCAACCCGAGGTCGACCCGGCCACGGGCTTGCCGACGGGCGTCGCACCAGGGGAGGTACGACGCGCCCTGGCGACCCATCCGCAGGCCAGAGCGGTCTTCGTCGGTGACCCGTCGTACGTCGGCACCGTGGGCGACGTCGCGGGGCTCGCCGGTGTCGCGCACGAGCACGGCGTACCGCTGATCGTCGACGCAGCCTGGGCTGCACACTTCGGCTTCCACCCCGACCTGCCTCGCCACCCCTTGCAGCTCGGTGCCGACGCGATGGTCACCAGCGCCCACAAGACCCTCCCCGCCTGGAGCCAGGCAGCACTCGTTCTCGCCCGCACCGAGCGATTCGATCCGGCCCGTCTCGACGCTGGGGTCGAGGCGACCGCAACCACCAGTCCTGCCGGCGCGATCCTCGCCAGCACCGACGCGGCCCGCGCGCTGCTCGAGCGCGACGGCGACAAGCTCCTCGGCGACGCGATCGCGGCGACCGCTGACGCACGCCAGAGACTACGGTCGGTCCACGGCCTCACCGTGCTCGACGGCCCGGACGTGGACCCGCTCAAGCTCACCCTCGTCCTGGCGGGCACCGGCGCCGACGGCAACGCCGTCGAGCAGGACCTTCTGGCGGCCGGGCTTCCGCTCGAGTCCGCGGACCGCGACGTCCTGGTCGCCGTCGTCTCGCTCGCCGACACCGCAGACGGGCTCACAGCGCTGACCGACACGATCATCCGGTCCGTCGAGCGCCTACGCGACACCCCACGACCGGTCGTCGGCCCAGCGGCGTACCGCCTCGACCCCGTCCCCGGCATACCGCCCCGGGACGCATTCTTCGCGGCCGCCGAACCGGTCCCGATCGACCGCGCCGTCGGCCGCGTCAGCGCAGAGCTCGTCGCGCCCTACCCACCCGGCATCCCCGTCCTCGCGCCGGGCGAGCAGATCACCACCGCAACGCTCAACGCCCTCGAGCACGCATGCCGCGCCGGGGTCCGGATCGCCTATGCGGCTGATCCCACCCTCGCCACCCTGCGAGTCACCGCCACGTAA